A genomic region of Capnocytophaga canimorsus contains the following coding sequences:
- a CDS encoding response regulator transcription factor produces the protein MDTTVSKKILLVEDDPNFGTVLKDYLVMSGFDVALAKNGMEGFERFRKEPFDLCILDVMMPYKDGFTLAKEIREKNEKIPIIFLTARTMREDVLKGYKVGADDYLNKPFDSEILLMKIRSMLQRKNVETIADSKKFEFEIGDFFLNSKLRFLKYKDEEPIKLSPKENELLRLLALHENDLMPRDLALNKIWKDDNYFTSRSMDVYIAKLRKYLKDDERVEIVNIHGEGFRLITNREDEYI, from the coding sequence ATGGATACAACGGTCAGTAAAAAAATTTTATTAGTAGAGGATGACCCAAACTTTGGAACAGTCCTTAAAGACTACTTGGTAATGAGCGGTTTTGATGTTGCCCTTGCTAAAAATGGTATGGAGGGCTTTGAGCGCTTTCGTAAAGAACCTTTCGATTTGTGCATCTTAGATGTTATGATGCCTTACAAGGACGGCTTTACTCTGGCTAAAGAAATTCGTGAGAAGAATGAAAAAATTCCAATCATTTTCCTAACGGCAAGAACAATGCGTGAGGATGTACTTAAAGGATACAAAGTAGGTGCTGATGATTATTTGAATAAACCTTTTGACTCCGAAATTCTACTGATGAAAATACGTTCTATGCTACAACGAAAAAATGTTGAAACCATAGCCGATAGTAAAAAATTTGAATTTGAAATAGGGGATTTCTTCTTGAATTCCAAACTTCGTTTTTTGAAATATAAAGATGAAGAGCCTATCAAACTTTCACCCAAAGAAAATGAGCTTTTGCGTCTTTTAGCTTTACACGAAAACGACTTGATGCCTCGTGATTTGGCTCTTAATAAAATTTGGAAAGATGATAATTATTTCACTTCCAGAAGTATGGACGTTTATATTGCGAAATTAAGGAAATACCTTAAAGATGATGAACGAGTGGAAATCGTAAACATTCACGGAGAAGGTTTCCGACTGATTACTAATCGAGAAGATGAATACATTTAG